One Engystomops pustulosus chromosome 7, aEngPut4.maternal, whole genome shotgun sequence DNA window includes the following coding sequences:
- the LOC140068985 gene encoding uncharacterized protein: MGSSKKIKEDPNGGKKRSMEALSSSEPPKKKPCPEREQGKEAEKALKSRKRPVSPFTGPSQKRMRCGSKAEEEKEPKPGPSKVTPPDSGATMNTKRYSGGEVIGQGTFGQVVKVWDKIKKTSLAIKTVSRGPSFVAEMALRLEKEIMEIAVGSPFLIHSHMSFTTKKRYYFVMDFASGGDLLTHLKTSGRLPKSSVQFYAAEITSAIQFLHGKGYIHRDIKPSNILIASSGHVKLADFGLAVKKTQGIWGNTGTHGYVAPEVLSGKAYNLAADWYSFGVVLFQLATGLPSSRCIPSAFPSYGLHRDTANIIKELLDDNPNTRLGLNGCIRSHPFFNGINWEDLEQLRITPPYIPGESKS; the protein is encoded by the coding sequence ATGGGATcttcaaaaaaaattaaagaagacCCAAATGGAGGTAAGAAGAGGAGTATGGAGGCACTCTCATCATCAGAGCCCCCAAAGAAGAAGCCTTGCCCAGAGAGGGAGCAAGGCAAAGAGGCTGAAAAAGCCCTAAAAAGCAGAAAAAGGCCAGTAAGTCCTTTTACTGGTCCTTCTCAGAAGAGGATGAGATGCGGGTCAAAGGCTGAGGAAGAGAAGGAGCCCAAGCCTGGACCTAGCAAAGTGACCCCCCCTGATAGTGGGGCTACCATGAATACGAAAAGATATTCAGGAGGAGAGGTCATAGGACAAGGGACCTTTGGACAAGTGGTGAAAGTctgggataaaataaaaaaaacatctctTGCCATAAAAACTGTTTCCAGAGGACCCTCATTTGTGGCTGAGATGGCCCTACGCCTGGAGAAGGAGATCATGGAAATAGCAGTAGGGAGCCCATTCCTAATACACAGCCATATGTCCTTTACCACCAAAAAGCGCTACTATTTTGTGATGGATTTCGCCTCTGGTGGAGATTTACTAACTCACCTTAAAACCAGCGGACGTCTCCCTAAATCAAGTGTCCAATTTTATGCAGCAGAGATCACCTCCGCCATCCAATTCCTGCATGGAAAAGGATATATCCACAGGGATATAAAACCCTCAAATATCCTTATTGCCAGCTCTGGACATGTGAAACTGGCAGATTTTGGCCTGGCAGTGAAGAAAACACAAGGTATTTGGGGAAATACTGGTACTCACGGATACGTAGCTCCAGAGGTTCTTTCCGGAAAAGCTTACAATTTAGCAGCGGACTGGTATTCTTTTGGGGTTGTGCTCTTCCAGCTGGCCACAGGACTCCCCAGCTCCCGCTGTATCCCATCAGCTTTCCCATCCTATGGCCTTCACAGAGACACTGCAAATATCATCAAGGAGCTGCTGGATGACAATCCCAATACACGATTAGGACTCAACGGTTGTATTAGATCTCATCCATTTTTTAATGGCATCAATTGGGAAGACCTGGAGCAGCTGCGTATAACACCACCATATATCCCCGGAGAATCAAAATCCTGA